In the Acidobacteriota bacterium genome, CCATGATCCTGCTCCGAATCGCCCTGCTCGCCCACAACTCCGTCATCAAACTCGATCATATCCACCTCCCAATTCAAAAAATTCTCCGAGGGCGTTACGGAGCCACGCCATGATGCTGCTCCGATTTGTCCTCGACGTCAACACCTGATTTTGACGTTTTTCAAAAAGTCGGACCAACCCGCAGGCCACAGACCACTCGGGCCCCGAAACCGGTTCCACCAGTCCGGCGAGGTTTCGAGGAACCCCGAGACGGACCCGATGACCGAAGATCGTCTCGGCCACCTCTTCGAGTCCATCGAGCCTCGAAGCACCGCCTGTGAGAACCACACCCGCCCGCGGCACGCGGTCCAAACCTTGTTTGACCAATACCTTGTGGACTCCGATGAACAGATCGCGTGCACGCTCGTGGAGAACTTCCGCCGCAAAGGCTGCGGCATGAACCTGATTCCCGTCTCCGCCGAGAGCCGGCACTTCGACTGCGGCATTGTTGATCCCATCACGGTCGAGCGCGACACCGATGCGCCGCTTGCTGCGCTCCGCGGCTGCAGTCGTGGTTTTGAGCATCGAGGCCAGATCCGCGGTGAAGTGGCGACCACCTATCGGGACGGCGCCGCTCAGCGTCACGACTCCCTCGGCGAAGAGCACCCATTCAGTGGTGGCATAGCCCATGTCGAGGAGCAGGCATCCGAGCTCTTTCTCGTCCTGAGTCAAGACCGCTTCGGCGGCCGCTATCGGCTCGAATGCGAGACGTCCCAGGGCCACCGCAGCGTGGTTGACCGCCTGCTCAACGGTTTCGGCGTGGGTTTTGTTGGTGTAGAGAACATATGCGGTGGCATCGAGACGAGTACCAGGCATGCCGACCGGATAGTCCATCCCTGACTGGCCATCAAGCGCGAATCCACAGGAGATGATGTCGAGAACCCGGAAATCTTCCGGAATGGCCACCTGCGCGCAGGCTGCCAAGGCTCGCTGCAGATCGTCGGCGGACACGGTGTGATCGCGGCCCGTCACAGGCACTGATGCAGTCGACGGAACCCCCAGGATCGGCAGCCCACCGATCCCGACCTGAGCGTACTCTACAGGAATCGAAGCCATCGCCTCGGCCTCTTCAGCGGCCGCCCGTACCGCCCGGGAAACGTCGTCGAGGTTGGCTATCACGCCTTTGCGGGCGCCGTCGTGCGGCGCCTGCCCACATCCCCGGACGACCAGACGCTCTTCTTCCATCTCGCCCACCACAACCGAGACCTTCGACGAACCGAGGTCGATCCCGATCACGGGGTGCCCCTCGTTCACACCCCACCCCCGAAAACGATCCGGTCCGACCACCTCAGGTCAGCCCAGCGTTTGTTGATCGATCCGTCGGAAATTCCTGCGCACCAGGCATTTTCGGCCTCGCTGCCTGGTGGAAAAACGTGAATTACCATCTCCTCTTCCACCTCGGGGTGTCGCACGCGCAACCTGAAATCCGCTGGAGTCACGCGGAGGATCTCCATCACGCGTCCGCCGGTCGCAGCTTCGATTCTTCTGACGACCGCCAATCCGTCCACGCGATCGTGATTCCGGTCGAAGCCGGCAAGGATCGGCGGCAAGGCTACCTCTACCACACCGATCAGCGAGCCGTCGGCGGCGACCCCGTGCCAGCTCCGGCCGACCTTGATACTGCCACAGCTGACCGCAGCGTCCGCCCGCACCCGGACGGTTCCGGGGAGCTCGAGTTTTACCTCGACGTCGCCCACACCGGGCCACACCTCGACCCGGTCGCGTACCGTCTCGAGGCCGAGGCCCAGTGTCGGCTGCCCAACCAGCTCGTGCAGTGAATCGACGGCCGCGTCGGGCAGCACCGGGCATTTCTCGACCACGACCTCGGCAATCTGCCACCGGGGGAAGGCCAAAAGAATGACCGGCACCAACGTCAACAGCGCGTACCCCCTCCGTCGCTTGCGAACGTTGGCCTGAGGGCGAAGCCTCTCCGGCAGGAAACGTGGAACCTCCGGGTTCATACCGCTCCCTCCAGCCAAGCCGCCGCCAGACGGTCTATATCACCGGCGCCAGCCGTGAGCAGCACGTCACCCGGTTCTAGCAGGTCATCAAGCTGCGACACCGCCTCCGCAACGGAGAGGCCCGAATAAACCTGTCGATGTCCGAGTCGCCGGGCCTGATCGACAATCAGCTCCGAGCTGACCCCCTCGATGGGCTCTTCTCGGGCCGGATAAATCGGCAAGACGATCGCTACGTCGGCGCCGAGAAGCGACGAAGCGAACTCGGTTGCGAAATTCCGCGTGCGACTGAAGAGGTGCGGTTGGAATGCCACCACGACCCTCCGACCCGGCATCGCCTGTCGGGTCGCCTCGAGGAGAGCGGTGATCTCGGTCGGATGGTGGGCGTAGTCGTCGACCACCGTCACTCCGTCACGATCTCCGTGCACCTCGAAACGCCGGGCCACCCCGGAGAAATCTGCACAGGCCGCGGCAAGCACGTCGAAGTCGAAGCCCAGCTCGAGGCCGACTGCAATCGCGGCAAGGGCATTGAGGGCGTTGAACCTTCCCGGCAGGGGCAGCTCGACCCGGCCCAGGCGGTTGTCTCCACGCAGGACCATGAACTCGGTGCTCCCGATGTTGCTGGACACGATTTCGAGCCTCAGGTCTGCTTCTTCCGCCGTCCCGTAGGTGACGACCCTCCTCCGCAGGTGCCAACGAAGGCTTGCGGCTCCCGGATCATCAGCGCACAGGATCAGTGCACCGAAAACCGAGGATTTGTTGCCGAAGGCGGAGAAGGTCGCGAGCAGATCCTCCTCGTCCGCATAGCAGTCGAGATGTTCCGGCTCGACGTTGGTGATCACCGCCAGATGCGGCGCCAGCTCGAGGAACGACCTGTCGTACTCGTCCGCCTCGCAGACCAGAAGGGGATCCTCGCCGACCCTCGTATGAGAACCGAAGCCATGCGCTCGACCGCCGATGATCACCGTCGGATCGGCTCCTGCGGCCACCAGGAGGTGTCCGATGATCGCAGTGGTGGTCGTCTTGCCGTGGGTGCCGGCGACCGCGACGCCTCGCGCGTAGCGCATCAGCTCGCCCAGCATCTCCGCCCGTCGCACCACCGGGAGGCGCTGCTCGAGCGCCGCGCTCAACTCCGGCTGCCCGTTCGGGACAGCCGCCGTCACGACCAAGGCGTCAGCGCCCACCAGATGATCGGGGTCATGGCCCTGATGAATTGTCGCTCCAAGCTCGGCCAACCTCCGGGTACGCTCGCTGTCGGCAAGGTCGCAGCCGCTCACCGTAACGCCTCGAGCGATCAGGACCTCCGCGATGCCACACATGCCGACGCCCCCGATGCCCATCATGTGGAGGTTCATGCGCCACCACCGATCGACAGCACACGTTCGGCGATTCGAGCGGCGGCCCCAGGCAACGCGACCATTCCAGCCCTGCGGCCCATCTCGCGCAAAGATTCGCCGTCTTGCAGCAGTCTGCCGAGCAGCTCGCCCACCCGAGGAGGTGTCGCCTCGTATTCGGTCAACACACACGCCCCACCGGCCCTCTCGAGGCTGCGTGCGTTGTACTCCTGGTGATTGCCCGCGGCGGCGGCAAAGGGCACCAGGAGCGAGCCGCGGCCGGCGGCGGCGAGCTCTGACACGGTCAAGGCACCCGACCGTGCCACCACCAGGTCAGCATCGGCAAAGGCGAGCCACGGCTGTGCCAAAAATGCCGTGACCTTGGCTTCCATCTTCAGATCCTGGTAGGCCGTTCTCACGACCTCCGCCCAACGTACGCCCGCCTGGTGCCGGATTTCGATCTGCAAACCCTCGTCTCGAAGCATTGCCAGGGCCCGTGGCAGGGTTCGATTGAGGAACAGCGAACCCTGGCTGCCACCGAGGATCAGGAGACGTGGAGGGTGTTGAGGCTCGACCTCCGACACCTCGAAGAAGTCGGCGCGCACCGGGTTGCCGGTCCACTCCGCCGACAACGAGGGGAACGCCTTGAGGGCATCTTCGAAGCCGCAGCAGACGAGATCGGAGAATGGGGCCAGAAATCTGTTGACCCATCCGGGAATCGAGTTCTGCTCCTGCAACACCGTCGGCACGCCAAGGAGCCCCGCCGCCATCAGGCCGGCCGTCGAAGCGTAACCGCCAACACCGACCACCGCGGTCAGGGGTTTGAGCTTCTGTAGAGTCCTCACCGACATGGCGATAGCACCGGGCAGCTTGGCGAGGGCAAGGGCCGCCGCCGACGGGCTGCGCGCGTGGATGCCTTCCAGATCCACCAGCGTGATCGGGATGTTCCGCTCGGCCACCAGCTCGGCCTCGAGTCCTCGGCGCGCTCCGAGCCAGTGGACATCCACCTCTCTCGTCTTGAGCTCGCGGGCCACCGCCAGCCCCGGGAAGATGTGGCCGCCGGTTCCGCCACCCGCGATCACGACCCGCGAGCTCATGCCTTCACCTCTCTCGACAGGTTGAGAAGCATGCCAATAGAGACCAGAGTCACCAGCATCTCCGTCTTGCCGTAGCTGACCAGAGGGAGGGGGATGCCCTTCGGCGGCAGGAGGTCGAGACAGACCACCATATGGACCAGGCTCTGCAGGGCGAACGCCGCCGTGATGCCGAAGGCGAGCAATGCGCGCTGCGGGTTGTCGAGCCTGGCGGCAATCACGAATCCGCGCCATGTGATGACCCCGGCCAGGACGATCAGGACGAGCATCCCGATCAACCCGAGCTCCTCCCCGGTGATGGCGAAGATGAAATCAGTGTGAGGCTCCGGCAGGAAGAAGAGCTTCTGCATGCCGGATCCGTAACCCCTACCGATCAGCCCTCCGCTGCCGATGGCAACCAGGCTCTGATAGCTCTGCCAGCCGGCAGAGGTGCCAAACTCGGGATCGAAGAATGCGCGCACCCGTGCCAAGCGGTAGGGCGAGGTGATGATCGCCACAGCCAGCGCGGCAAAGCCGACGCTTGCCGGCGCCGCCAGCAGCCGCAGAGGCATGCCCGCCACGAACGCCATCCCGCCCAACGCGGCAGCCAGCAGAGCCGCCGTTCCGAGATCGGGCTGGATCACGATCACGGCGGCGGTTGCCAGGGATATTCCGCAAATGACGGCCAGCTTCTCCCACGGCCATCCCCGGCGCCGGGCTTCGTCGAGCAGGATCGCCATCAGCATGATCAGAGCCAGCCGCACCAGAACTGATGGCTGCAGGGAGATGCCACCGACGCTGATCCAGCGGTGCGTGGCCGCAACCGGCGCCTGAGCGAATGCTGCCAGCATGAGGATCCAACCCGCTGTGAACGAGCCGATCACCAACCGGCGGTCGGTCAGGAGGCTGGTTTTCAGGTGCATGTTCACGACCATCAGGCCGAGGCCGACCATCGCCGTCGCAGCCTGCCAGGTGAAAAAGTAGGATCCCGGCCTTCCGTAGCGCTCTGTCGCCAGCAACCAGGAGGCCGACGCGAGGATGGCGAGGCCGATCGCGGTGAGAAGAATCGTCGATCCGAGCAAGAGACGGTCGAAGCGCTGCCTTATGGGCATTGGGCCGCCTCCTCTCGGGCAAAATCGATGAAGCGGTCACCACGCTCGCCGTAGTCCGAAAACTGATCGAAGGAAGCGCATGCCGGCGCAAGCAGGACCCACTCACCCGCGACCGCATTGCGACGGGCTCGAGCCACTGCCTCGGCGAGATTGCCGCATCCTTCTATCATGGTCGCTCCCGCCAGAGCCTCAGCAATCATTGATGCGTCCTCGCCGATGAGGTACAGCCGCGTCACCGCCCGGCGGATTTCCGCGGCGAGGACCGAAAAGTCCTGATCTTTGGCCTGCCCGCCGAGGATCAGGTGGAGGGAGCGATTCGGGTAGCCGCGCAGCGCGGCCAGTGTGGCGCCGACGTTGGTAGCCTTCGAGTCGTCAACCCAGCGAATTCCGTCGGCGTCGTGAACCGTTCGGTGGCGGTGGGCGAGCCCGGCGAAGGTACTCGCAGCAGCCGCCATCGCAGATTTCGGCACACCGAGAGCATCCGCGGCCAGCGCGGCAGCAAGCACGTTGGCGACGTTGTGGATGCCGCTCAGGCGCAGCTCGGACGCGCGGATGATCGGTTCATCGTCGATCGTCAGCACCTCGCCTTCGAGGCAGGCATCCGTCTTCTTTGCGATCGAGAAGAGACGCCTGCGCGCCGCGGCTCGGGTGTCTGCCACCGACGGATCGTCCGCGTTGAGGACGGCTGTATCGGTCTCGCCCTGAAAGGCAAACAGTCTCCGCTTGGCGGCGAGGTATGAATCGAGATGCGAATGACGCTCGAGATGGTCTTGACTCAGATTGAGGAACACCGCCACGCTCGGAGCCATCGAGGTCAGCAGCTCGGCTTGAAAGCTCGAGATCTCGAGCACCCAACTCTCCCATCCTCCGTCGAGCACGAGCTGTGAGGCAGGCGTCCCGAGGTTGCCTCCGGCCACGGTCGAACGGCCGGCTGCGACCATCATCCGTGTCGTCAACTCGGTCACTGTGCTCTTGCCGTTGGATCCTGTTACCGCCACCATCTCCGCTCGGGGCTGGTGGCGCCAGGCAAACTCGATCTCGGTGTTGATTTCGATTCCACTCCGGCGAGCTGTCTCGAGCAGCGCCGCATCGGCGGACACTCCCGGAGACGTAATCACGAGCTCGACACCGTCGAGGCAGGCATCGGGATGCCCGCCGAGGAATGTCCGAACCTCGCCGCCGAGGGTTGCCAGACCCGTCGCCAGCTCGGTCTCGCCGCGAAGATCGGTCGCCCAGACTTCCGAGCCGTCTTCCGCCGCGAGACGGGCGGCAGCCAGGCCGGAGCTTCCCAAGCCGACGACAAGCACACGAGAATATTCGCCGAACGCCACAGTTACCTCAGCTTCAGGGTCGAGAGACCCGCCAGAGCGAACACCACCGCAATGATCCAGAACCGCACTACGACCTGGGTTTCGGTCCAGCCGAGTAGCTCGAAGTGATGGTGGAGCGGCGCCATCCGAAAGACTCTCTTGCCACGAAGCTTGTAGGAGACCACCTGAATGATGACCGACAACTCCTCGAGAACGAAAAGCCCGCCGACCAAAACCAACAGCAGCTCCTGCTTGGCAACGACCGCGACGATGCCGATGCCGCCACCGAGGGCGAGCGAGCCGACGTCGCCCATGAAAACCTGGGCCGGGTGGCAATTGAACCACAGGAAACCCATCGCCGCGCCGACCATCGCACCGGTAAATATCGCCACCTCGCCCGAATCCGATACCGGGACGATCCGCAGGTACTCGGCGATTCGGGAATGGCCTGCGACGTACACCAGGACGGTGTACGTGGCCGCCGCAATAGCCACCGATCCGACCGCCAGCCCGTCGAGGCCGTCGGTGAGATTGACGGCGTTTGACGAGCCGAGCAGGACCAGAATCACGAACGGCACGTAGGCGACGCCCAGCGGAAGCAGGACATCTTTGAGAAACGGCACCGCGAGAGCACCGGCATGGGCTTCCGGAGTCGCGGCGGCCCGCGCCATCATGCCCGCCGCCAGGCCGACCAGAATTTGCAGCAACAGCTTCTGGCGTACCGTCAGCCCCTGGTTGCTCCGGCGCCGCACGATCAACCAATCGTCGATCAGGCCGACGCCGGCGAAACCGAGGGTCACGAGCAACACCGTCCAAACGTACGGGTTCTTGAGGTCCGCCCAGAGCAGAGTCGCGAGAGCGAAGCTCGAGACGATGAGGATGCCGCCCATGGTCGGGGTTCCCGCCTTGACCTGATGGTGTTCCGGTCCCTCCTCGCGAATCGACTGCCGAACCTGCAGCGAGCGCAGTTTGGAGATCAGCCACGGGCCTGCCACCAGGCTGATGAAGAACGCGGTTGCAATCGCCAGCCCGGTCCGGAACGTCAGATAGCGGAAGACGTTGAATCCGATGAAGGTGTCCCCGAGAGGATAGAGGAGGGCGTAGAGCATCAGTCCGCCTCCTCACCCGTCAGCGCCGCGACCGTCCGGTCGAGACCGACGCCGCGAGAACCCTTGATCAGCACCACGTCTCCGGCACGAAGCAACAGCCTCAGGGTTGCGGCCGCCTGATCAGCGTTCTCCGAAAAATGGATGGCGCGATCCGGGAGTCCCGCCTCGCGGGCTCCGTTGGCAATCCGCTCGGCGTCGGCCCCGCCAACTGCGATCAGCAGATCACACGCCGCGGCAGCCCGCTCGCCCGCGCGACGGTGTGCTTTCGAAGACAAATCTCCCAGCTCGTACATCTCGCCCAGGACTGCCACCCTTCGACCGGGAGCTCGCGCCAACAAGTCGAGCAATCGCTCGACGGCGAGCGGCGACGAGTTGTAGCTGTCATCGACCAGCGAAATCCCGTCTTCGAGCGCCATGACGCGGCCGCGATGGACAGGCGCCTCGAGGTCATGCGCGACCTCGGCCACCTGCTCTGCGCGCACGCCGAATGCGGAGGCGGCGGTGGCTGCGGCAAGAAGGTTTTCAGCCTGGTGACGCCCCGGCAGGGCGAGATCCACCTGGGCCTCGCCTGTCGGCAGCACGAGCCGGAATCCGCAACCGAGCAACCCTCGATCCTCCAACTGCTCGATCCGCGCCTCGCTAGAAGGCGTGCCGTAACCCACGACTCGCGCTGTGGTCTCCGAGGCAAAGTCCTCCTGGTTCGGATCGTCATCGTTGATCACC is a window encoding:
- the ftsA gene encoding cell division protein FtsA, with translation MNEGHPVIGIDLGSSKVSVVVGEMEEERLVVRGCGQAPHDGARKGVIANLDDVSRAVRAAAEEAEAMASIPVEYAQVGIGGLPILGVPSTASVPVTGRDHTVSADDLQRALAACAQVAIPEDFRVLDIISCGFALDGQSGMDYPVGMPGTRLDATAYVLYTNKTHAETVEQAVNHAAVALGRLAFEPIAAAEAVLTQDEKELGCLLLDMGYATTEWVLFAEGVVTLSGAVPIGGRHFTADLASMLKTTTAAAERSKRRIGVALDRDGINNAAVEVPALGGDGNQVHAAAFAAEVLHERARDLFIGVHKVLVKQGLDRVPRAGVVLTGGASRLDGLEEVAETIFGHRVRLGVPRNLAGLVEPVSGPEWSVACGLVRLFEKRQNQVLTSRTNRSSIMAWLRNALGEFFELGGGYDRV
- the murC gene encoding UDP-N-acetylmuramate--L-alanine ligase, which encodes MNLHMMGIGGVGMCGIAEVLIARGVTVSGCDLADSERTRRLAELGATIHQGHDPDHLVGADALVVTAAVPNGQPELSAALEQRLPVVRRAEMLGELMRYARGVAVAGTHGKTTTTAIIGHLLVAAGADPTVIIGGRAHGFGSHTRVGEDPLLVCEADEYDRSFLELAPHLAVITNVEPEHLDCYADEEDLLATFSAFGNKSSVFGALILCADDPGAASLRWHLRRRVVTYGTAEEADLRLEIVSSNIGSTEFMVLRGDNRLGRVELPLPGRFNALNALAAIAVGLELGFDFDVLAAACADFSGVARRFEVHGDRDGVTVVDDYAHHPTEITALLEATRQAMPGRRVVVAFQPHLFSRTRNFATEFASSLLGADVAIVLPIYPAREEPIEGVSSELIVDQARRLGHRQVYSGLSVAEAVSQLDDLLEPGDVLLTAGAGDIDRLAAAWLEGAV
- the murG gene encoding undecaprenyldiphospho-muramoylpentapeptide beta-N-acetylglucosaminyltransferase; translation: MSSRVVIAGGGTGGHIFPGLAVARELKTREVDVHWLGARRGLEAELVAERNIPITLVDLEGIHARSPSAAALALAKLPGAIAMSVRTLQKLKPLTAVVGVGGYASTAGLMAAGLLGVPTVLQEQNSIPGWVNRFLAPFSDLVCCGFEDALKAFPSLSAEWTGNPVRADFFEVSEVEPQHPPRLLILGGSQGSLFLNRTLPRALAMLRDEGLQIEIRHQAGVRWAEVVRTAYQDLKMEAKVTAFLAQPWLAFADADLVVARSGALTVSELAAAGRGSLLVPFAAAAGNHQEYNARSLERAGGACVLTEYEATPPRVGELLGRLLQDGESLREMGRRAGMVALPGAAARIAERVLSIGGGA
- a CDS encoding putative lipid II flippase FtsW produces the protein MPIRQRFDRLLLGSTILLTAIGLAILASASWLLATERYGRPGSYFFTWQAATAMVGLGLMVVNMHLKTSLLTDRRLVIGSFTAGWILMLAAFAQAPVAATHRWISVGGISLQPSVLVRLALIMLMAILLDEARRRGWPWEKLAVICGISLATAAVIVIQPDLGTAALLAAALGGMAFVAGMPLRLLAAPASVGFAALAVAIITSPYRLARVRAFFDPEFGTSAGWQSYQSLVAIGSGGLIGRGYGSGMQKLFFLPEPHTDFIFAITGEELGLIGMLVLIVLAGVITWRGFVIAARLDNPQRALLAFGITAAFALQSLVHMVVCLDLLPPKGIPLPLVSYGKTEMLVTLVSIGMLLNLSREVKA
- the murD gene encoding UDP-N-acetylmuramoyl-L-alanine--D-glutamate ligase; translated protein: MAFGEYSRVLVVGLGSSGLAAARLAAEDGSEVWATDLRGETELATGLATLGGEVRTFLGGHPDACLDGVELVITSPGVSADAALLETARRSGIEINTEIEFAWRHQPRAEMVAVTGSNGKSTVTELTTRMMVAAGRSTVAGGNLGTPASQLVLDGGWESWVLEISSFQAELLTSMAPSVAVFLNLSQDHLERHSHLDSYLAAKRRLFAFQGETDTAVLNADDPSVADTRAAARRRLFSIAKKTDACLEGEVLTIDDEPIIRASELRLSGIHNVANVLAAALAADALGVPKSAMAAAASTFAGLAHRHRTVHDADGIRWVDDSKATNVGATLAALRGYPNRSLHLILGGQAKDQDFSVLAAEIRRAVTRLYLIGEDASMIAEALAGATMIEGCGNLAEAVARARRNAVAGEWVLLAPACASFDQFSDYGERGDRFIDFAREEAAQCP
- the mraY gene encoding phospho-N-acetylmuramoyl-pentapeptide-transferase, producing MLYALLYPLGDTFIGFNVFRYLTFRTGLAIATAFFISLVAGPWLISKLRSLQVRQSIREEGPEHHQVKAGTPTMGGILIVSSFALATLLWADLKNPYVWTVLLVTLGFAGVGLIDDWLIVRRRSNQGLTVRQKLLLQILVGLAAGMMARAAATPEAHAGALAVPFLKDVLLPLGVAYVPFVILVLLGSSNAVNLTDGLDGLAVGSVAIAAATYTVLVYVAGHSRIAEYLRIVPVSDSGEVAIFTGAMVGAAMGFLWFNCHPAQVFMGDVGSLALGGGIGIVAVVAKQELLLVLVGGLFVLEELSVIIQVVSYKLRGKRVFRMAPLHHHFELLGWTETQVVVRFWIIAVVFALAGLSTLKLR